The following proteins are encoded in a genomic region of Jaculus jaculus isolate mJacJac1 chromosome 13, mJacJac1.mat.Y.cur, whole genome shotgun sequence:
- the Ecscr gene encoding LOW QUALITY PROTEIN: endothelial cell-specific chemotaxis regulator (The sequence of the model RefSeq protein was modified relative to this genomic sequence to represent the inferred CDS: deleted 1 base in 1 codon) — protein MDRDSTESCRPATHPDDMGTIGAAQLRSAILGLLLLQGCRCQPMPTQTSQGEFSSLSPGPASPSTGVRSSFESGSSRFLLSTSDPEVPQKSSQVSSGWSKPGTPRSSTMAAHSPSALGLTWSQPQKYTSGLEASLNATPNSVTTSLRTNDDMTILPSPTSETVLTVAAFGVISFIVILVVVVIVLVGVVSLRFKCRKNKESEDPQKPGSSGLSESSSTANRENDYITLVSMKNINMNNSKGCSPAEKVL, from the exons ATGGACCGAGACTCCACCGAG TCCTGCCGGCCAGCCACACACCCAGATGACATGGGGACCATCGGAGCTGCTCAATTGCGCTCTGCCATCCTGGGCTTACTCCTGCTCCAAG GCTGCAGATGCCAGCCCATGCCAACCCAGACCTCTCAGG GAGAGTTCAGCAGTCTGAGCCCAGGGCCAGCCTCTCCCAGCACAG GAGTCAGATCTTCCTTCGAATCTGGAAGTTCAaggtttctgctcagcaccagtgACCCAG AAGTTCCACAGAAGTCCTCACAGGTCTCCTCGGGATGGAGTAAGCCTGGAACGCCCAGGTCGAGCACCATGGCCGCTCACTCCCCGTCCGCACTGGGCCTCACATGGTCCCAGCCACAGAAGTACACATCAGGACTTG AAGCGTCTCTGAATGCTACTCCCAATTCAGTTACCACAAGTCTGAGGACAAATGACGACATGACCATCTTACCCAGTCCCACATCAGAGACGGTACTCACCGTGGCTGCCTTTg GTGTTATCAGCTTCATTGTCATCCTAGTGGTTGTGGTGATCGTTCTAGTTGGTGTGGTCAGTCTAAGGTTTAAGTGTCGGAAGAACAAGGAGTCGGAAG ATCCACAGAAGCCAGGGAGCTCCGGGCTATCTGAAAG CTCCTCCACAGCCAATAGAGAAAATGACTACATCACCCTCGTCTCCATGAAGAATATCAACATGAACAACAGTAAGGGCTGCTCCCCAGCAGAAAAG gtTCTTTAA